Proteins from a genomic interval of Diceros bicornis minor isolate mBicDic1 chromosome 34, mDicBic1.mat.cur, whole genome shotgun sequence:
- the SELENOW gene encoding selenoprotein W, which translates to MALAVRVVYCGAUGYKPKYLQLKKKLEDEFPGRLDICGEGTPQVTGFFEVTVAGKLVHSKKGGDGFVDTESKFLKLVAAIKAALAQG; encoded by the exons ATGGCGCTCGCCGTCCGAGTCGTTTACTG TGGCGCTTGAGGCTACAAGCCCAAG TATCTTCAGCTGAAGAAGAAGCTAGAAGATGAGTTCCCCGGACGCCTGGACATC TGTGGCGAGGGGACACCCCAGGTCACCGGGTTCTTTGAAGTGACAGTAGCAGGGAAGTTGGTTCACTCCAAGAAG GGAGGTGATGGCTTCGTGGACACGGAGAGCAAGTTTCTGAAGCTGGTGGCCGCCATCAAAGCCGccttggctcagggctga
- the NOP53 gene encoding LOW QUALITY PROTEIN: ribosome biogenesis protein NOP53 (The sequence of the model RefSeq protein was modified relative to this genomic sequence to represent the inferred CDS: deleted 1 base in 1 codon) produces the protein MAAGSSGGGGRRCSKSEADSGFLGLRPTSVDPGLRRRRRGPRNKKRGWRRLAQEPLGLEVDQFLEDVRLQERTSGGLVSEAPDEKLFFVDTGPKGKELSKKRTRGQKRSLLLKKPLRVDLILENTSKIPAPKDILAHQVPNAKKLRRKEQLWEKLAKQGELPRDVRRAQARLLGPPAARVKPGPQDTVERPFYDLWAKDNPLDQPLVGQDAFFLEQTKKKGVKRPPRLHVKPSQVPAVEVTPAGASYNPSFEDHQTLLRAAHEVELQRQKEAEKLERQLALPTREQAATQESAFQELCQGLLEESDGEEEPGEGREEGPEAGGAEASPAPVCVRLAAVEKKSEQQRRREKAARTLRVQQAALRAARLRHQELFRLRGIKAQVARRLAELAWRRARRQARRLAEADRPRRLGRLKYQAPDVDVQLSSELSGSLRTLKPEGNILRDRFKSFQRRNMIEPRERAKFKRKYKVKLVEKRAFREIQ, from the exons ATGGCGGCGGGAAGCAGCGGGGGTGGCGGCCGGCGCTGCTCGAAGAGCGAGGCCGATTCCGGCTTCCTGGGGCTGCGGCCCACTTCGGTGGACCCTGGGctgaggcggcggcggcgaggcCCCAGAAATAAGAAGCGGGGCTGGCGGCGGCTCGCTCAGGAGCCGCTGGGGCTAGAAGTCGATCAGTTCCTGGAGGACGTGCGGCTGCAGGAGCGCACGAGCGG AGGCTTGGTATCGGAGGCCCCGGATGAAAAACTCTTCTTCGTGGACACCGGTCCCAAGGGAAAAG AGCTGAGCAAGAAGAGGACCAGAGGCCAGAAGAGATCACTCCTTCTCAAGAAGCCCCTTCGGGTGGACCTCATCCTAGAGAACACATCCAAGATCCCTGCCCCCAAAGA CATCCTCGCACACCAGGTGCCCAACGCCAAGAAGCTCAGAAGGAAGGAGCAGCTATGGGAGAAGCTGGCAAAGCAGGGCGAGCTGCCCCGGGACGTGCGCAGAGCCCAGGCCCGGCTCCTCGGCCCGCCAGCAGCCAGAGTGAAGCCTGGGCCACAGGACACCGTTGAGAGGCCCTTCTACGACCTCTGGGCCAAAGACA ACCCTCTGGACCAGCCCCTGGTGGGCCAGGATGCCTTTTTCCTGGAGCAAACCAAGAAGAAGGGCGTGAAG CGGCCGCCGCGGCTCCACGTGAAGCCCTCCCAGGTGCCTGCCGTGGAGGTGACGCCTGCCGGAGCCTCCTACAACCCGTCCTTTGAGGACCACCAG ACCCTGCTGCGGGCGGCCCACGAGGTAGAGCTGCAGCGGCAGAAGGAGGCCGAGAAGCTGGAGCGGCAGCTGGCCCTGCCCACCAGGGAGCAGGCTGCCACCCAG gagTCTGCGTTCCAGGAGCTGTGCCAGGGGCTGCTGGAGGAGTCGGATGGGGAGGAGGAGCCGGGTGAGGGCCGGGAGGAGGGGCCGGAGGCCGGAGGAGCCGAGGCCTCGCCGGCTCCCGTCTGCGTCCGCCTGGCGGCTGTGGAGAAGAAGAGCGAGCAGCAGCGGCGGCGGGAGAAGGCCGCCCGGACGCTG CGGGTGCAGCAGGCTGCGCTGCGGGCCGCCCGGCTCCGGCACCAGGAGCTCTTCAGGCTGCGCGGGATCAAGGCCCAGGTGGCGCGGCGGCTGGCGGAGCTGGCGTGGCGGCGG GCGCGGCGGCAGGCACGGCGACTGGCTGAGGCGGACCGCCCCCGCAGGCTGGGGCGGCTCAA GTACCAGGCCCCCGACGTCGACGTGCAGCTCAGCTCGGAGCTGTCTGGCTCACTCAGGACACTGAAG CCCGAGGGAAACATCCTCCGCGACCGTTTCAAGAGCTTCCAGAGGAGGAATATGATCGAGCCTCGGGAGAGAGCCAA gttCAAGCGCAAGTACAAAGTGAAGCTCGTGGAGAAGCGGGCGTTCCGCGAGATCCAGTGA